The following are encoded together in the Salmonella enterica subsp. enterica serovar Choleraesuis genome:
- the ydiK gene encoding hypothetical protein: MLNVRRPLDLPQILLSVVFLSIMILACLWIVQPFILGFAWAGTIVIATWPLLLWLQKILWGRRSLAVLVIVLLLILLFIIPIALLVNSLVDSSTPLIHWARSGHMAIPTLDWLKSIPMVGDKLHSSWNTLLATGGSALMAKVQPYIGTTTQWFLGQAAQIGSFLLHCGMMLLFSALLYWRGENVARGIRHFAYRLAAQRGDAAVVLAGNAIRAVALGVVVTALVQGLLGGIGLAISGIHYATMLAVLMFICCLVQLGPLPVLIPAVIWLYWSGDTTWGTVLLVWAGIVAALDNVIRPVLIRMGADLPLMLVLSGVIGGLFAFGMIGLFIGPVVLAVSYRLYAVWVHEVPEPHDSIDELKEALDASDPEDPKPSATL, translated from the coding sequence ATGCTTAATGTACGTCGACCACTTGATTTGCCGCAGATACTACTGTCGGTGGTATTTCTCTCGATCATGATTCTGGCCTGTCTCTGGATAGTTCAGCCGTTTATTTTGGGCTTTGCCTGGGCCGGGACTATCGTTATTGCCACCTGGCCACTGCTCTTATGGTTGCAAAAAATTCTCTGGGGCCGGCGTTCGCTCGCGGTACTGGTTATCGTTTTACTGCTCATTTTACTGTTTATCATTCCCATAGCCCTGCTGGTAAATAGCCTGGTTGATAGCAGCACACCGCTTATTCACTGGGCGCGCAGCGGTCATATGGCTATTCCAACGCTAGACTGGCTGAAGAGCATCCCGATGGTGGGCGATAAGCTGCATTCCAGTTGGAATACTCTGCTGGCAACCGGTGGCAGTGCCCTGATGGCAAAGGTTCAGCCCTACATTGGTACCACAACCCAGTGGTTCCTTGGCCAGGCAGCGCAAATAGGTAGCTTCCTGCTGCATTGCGGCATGATGCTGCTGTTCAGTGCGCTGCTGTACTGGCGCGGTGAAAATGTTGCCCGCGGCATTCGCCACTTTGCATACCGCCTGGCAGCGCAGCGCGGCGATGCAGCCGTTGTACTGGCGGGGAATGCTATTCGCGCCGTAGCGCTTGGCGTAGTGGTCACTGCATTGGTTCAGGGGCTGTTGGGCGGAATTGGTCTTGCCATTTCTGGTATTCATTACGCCACCATGCTCGCGGTATTAATGTTCATCTGCTGTCTGGTGCAGTTGGGGCCGCTGCCGGTACTGATCCCGGCAGTTATCTGGTTGTACTGGAGCGGAGACACCACCTGGGGCACTGTGCTGCTGGTATGGGCCGGTATTGTTGCCGCACTGGATAACGTGATTAGGCCAGTACTTATCCGTATGGGCGCAGATCTGCCGCTGATGCTGGTGCTTTCAGGGGTGATTGGCGGCCTGTTTGCCTTTGGAATGATCGGGCTGTTTATTGGTCCGGTTGTTCTGGCGGTCTCCTATCGTCTATACGCCGTTTGGGTGCATGAAGTTCCAGAACCTCATGACAGCATCGACGAGTTAAAAGAAGCCCTGGATGCTTCCGACCCCGAAGATCCTAAACCGTCGGCCACGCTCTGA
- the ppsA gene encoding phosphoenolpyruvate synthase codes for MSNNGSLPLVLWYNQLGMNDVDVVGGKNASLGEMITNLSGMGVSVPNGFATTAEAFNQFLDQSGVNQRIYALLDKTDIDDVTALAQAGKQIRQWVVETPFTPELEQAIREAYQQLSSDDAAASFAVRSSATAEDMPDASFAGQQETFLNVQGIDAVMVAVKHVFASLFNDRAISYRVHQGYDHRGVALSAGVQRMVRSDKASSGVMFTIDTESGFDQVVFITSAYGLGEMVVQGAVNPDEFYVHKPTLAGGRPAIVRRAMGSKKIRMVYGDTQEHGKQVRIEDVPEAERDRFSLSDEEVEALAIQAVKIEQHYGRPMDIEWAKDGHTGKLFIVQARPETVRSRGQVMERYTLNGKGPVITEGRAIGHRIGAGKVKVIHDISEMNRVEAGDVLVTDMTDPDWEPIMKKAAAIVTNRGGRTCHAAIIARELGIPAVVGCGDATETLKDGQPVTVSCAEGDTGYVYQGELEFTVASSNVEKLPELPLKIMMNVGNPDRAFDFACLPNEGVGLARLEFIINRMIGIHPRALLEFEQQDPALQREIRSMMKGYDSPVEFYVSRLKEGIATLAAAFWPKRVIVRLSDFKSNEYANLVGGENYEPHEENPMLGFRGAGRYVSDSFRECFALECEAVKRVRNDMGLTNVEIMIPFVRTVDQAEAVVAELARQGLKRGENGLKVIMMCEIPSNALLADKFLEHFDGFSIGSNDMTQLALGLDRDSGVVSELFDERNDAVKALLAMAIKGAKAQGKYVGICGQGPSDHQDFAVWLMEQGIDSLSLNPDTVVQTWLKLAEVKA; via the coding sequence ATGTCCAACAATGGCTCGTTACCGCTGGTGCTTTGGTATAACCAACTCGGAATGAATGATGTTGATGTGGTGGGGGGGAAAAACGCCTCCCTGGGTGAAATGATCACTAACCTGTCCGGTATGGGCGTATCGGTACCCAATGGGTTCGCCACTACCGCCGAGGCTTTTAACCAGTTCCTCGACCAGAGTGGCGTCAATCAGCGTATCTATGCGCTGCTGGATAAAACCGATATCGACGATGTTACCGCTCTGGCCCAGGCCGGAAAACAGATTCGCCAATGGGTTGTCGAAACCCCTTTTACCCCTGAACTTGAACAGGCCATCCGCGAGGCTTACCAACAGCTTTCGTCCGATGACGCCGCAGCCTCATTTGCCGTCCGCTCTTCCGCCACCGCTGAAGATATGCCAGACGCTTCTTTTGCCGGCCAGCAGGAAACCTTCCTCAACGTGCAGGGAATCGATGCCGTTATGGTGGCGGTCAAGCACGTTTTCGCTTCTCTGTTTAACGACCGCGCTATTTCTTACCGGGTGCACCAGGGATACGACCATCGCGGCGTAGCGCTCTCCGCCGGTGTTCAGCGTATGGTCCGTTCCGATAAAGCTTCATCCGGCGTCATGTTCACCATTGATACCGAGTCTGGTTTTGACCAGGTGGTATTTATCACTTCTGCCTATGGTCTGGGTGAGATGGTGGTGCAGGGCGCTGTTAACCCTGATGAATTCTATGTCCACAAACCGACGCTGGCGGGTGGCCGTCCGGCGATTGTGCGCCGGGCGATGGGGTCCAAGAAAATCCGGATGGTTTATGGCGACACCCAGGAACATGGCAAGCAGGTGCGGATTGAAGACGTGCCGGAAGCCGAGCGTGACCGCTTCAGCCTGAGTGATGAAGAGGTCGAGGCGCTGGCGATTCAGGCAGTCAAAATTGAACAGCACTATGGCCGCCCGATGGATATTGAGTGGGCCAAAGACGGTCATACCGGTAAATTGTTTATCGTTCAGGCCCGTCCTGAAACCGTACGCTCCCGCGGCCAGGTCATGGAGCGTTATACCCTGAATGGTAAAGGCCCGGTGATTACCGAAGGGCGTGCTATCGGTCACCGTATTGGTGCCGGTAAGGTGAAGGTCATCCACGACATCAGCGAAATGAACCGCGTAGAGGCGGGGGACGTGCTGGTCACTGATATGACCGACCCGGATTGGGAGCCTATCATGAAGAAGGCGGCGGCTATTGTCACCAACCGCGGCGGACGTACCTGCCACGCGGCGATTATCGCCCGTGAGCTGGGTATCCCGGCGGTGGTGGGTTGCGGAGATGCCACTGAAACCCTGAAAGACGGCCAGCCGGTAACCGTTTCCTGCGCCGAAGGTGATACCGGATATGTGTATCAGGGCGAGCTGGAATTTACCGTGGCCAGCTCCAATGTGGAAAAACTGCCGGAGCTGCCGCTCAAAATAATGATGAACGTCGGTAACCCGGATCGCGCCTTTGATTTTGCCTGCCTGCCAAATGAAGGGGTAGGCCTGGCGCGCCTTGAGTTCATTATCAACCGTATGATTGGTATTCACCCGCGCGCGTTGCTGGAGTTTGAACAGCAGGATCCGGCGCTGCAGCGTGAAATCCGCTCGATGATGAAAGGTTATGATTCTCCGGTTGAGTTCTACGTATCCCGCCTGAAGGAAGGGATTGCGACGCTGGCGGCTGCCTTCTGGCCTAAACGCGTTATCGTGCGACTGTCAGATTTTAAATCGAACGAATATGCCAACCTGGTGGGTGGAGAAAACTACGAACCGCACGAAGAGAACCCGATGCTTGGTTTCCGTGGTGCCGGTCGTTATGTCTCCGATAGCTTCCGTGAATGTTTCGCGCTGGAGTGTGAAGCTGTGAAGCGGGTACGCAACGATATGGGGCTGACCAACGTTGAGATTATGATCCCATTTGTCCGTACCGTGGACCAGGCCGAAGCGGTTGTCGCGGAGCTGGCTCGTCAGGGGCTTAAACGCGGCGAAAACGGTCTCAAAGTGATTATGATGTGTGAAATCCCGTCAAACGCGCTGCTGGCCGATAAATTCCTTGAGCACTTTGACGGCTTCTCTATCGGTTCTAACGATATGACTCAGCTGGCTCTGGGGCTGGACCGTGATTCAGGGGTAGTCTCCGAGCTGTTTGACGAGCGTAATGACGCGGTTAAAGCGCTGCTGGCGATGGCAATTAAAGGGGCTAAAGCGCAGGGCAAATACGTCGGGATTTGCGGGCAGGGGCCATCTGACCACCAGGATTTTGCGGTGTGGCTGATGGAACAAGGCATTGACAGCCTGTCGCTGAACCCGGATACCGTAGTGCAGACCTGGCTGAAACTGGCCGAAGTTAAAGCCTGA
- the paiA gene encoding spermidine/spermine N(1)-acetyltransferase, translating into MPVRIARSSDAPKLAALAERTFIDTFSASNTKEDMALHCQSSYSPEHQRREIENPQWITLVCECDGELAGYAQLRWEEFPACVIANKPGEILCFYIEKNWHGRGLAQQLMHACLNALKSGGFDAVWLGVWEHNPRAIAFYQKFGFTEAGEHIFQLGSDPQRDIILTRTL; encoded by the coding sequence ATGCCTGTTCGTATTGCACGCTCTTCCGATGCGCCAAAGCTGGCGGCCCTTGCCGAGCGCACGTTTATCGATACATTCTCTGCCAGTAATACAAAAGAAGATATGGCGCTACACTGTCAGTCCAGCTACTCACCTGAGCACCAGCGCAGAGAGATTGAAAATCCTCAATGGATAACGCTGGTGTGCGAATGCGATGGCGAACTGGCCGGATATGCCCAGCTACGCTGGGAGGAGTTCCCGGCCTGCGTTATTGCCAATAAACCAGGCGAAATTCTGTGCTTTTATATAGAGAAAAACTGGCATGGGCGCGGTCTGGCTCAGCAACTCATGCATGCCTGCCTGAATGCGCTTAAAAGCGGCGGCTTCGATGCAGTCTGGCTTGGCGTCTGGGAACATAACCCAAGAGCGATAGCTTTTTATCAAAAATTTGGTTTCACTGAGGCAGGAGAGCATATATTCCAGCTTGGCTCCGACCCACAGCGCGATATTATCCTGACCCGCACCCTTTAA
- a CDS encoding putative phosphoenolpyruvate synthase regulatory protein, which translates to MDNPANRHVFYISDGTAITAEVLGHAVMSQFPVSINSVTLPFVESTARARAVREQIDALYAQTGVRPLVFYSIVVPEIREIIEQSAGFCQDIVQALVAPLQSELQLDPVPVAHRTHGLNAANLNKYDARIAAIDYTLAHDDGISMRNLDQAQVILLGVSRCGKTPTSLYLAMQFGIRAANYPFIADDMDNLQLPAELKPLQSRLFGLTIDPERLAAIREERRENSRYASLRQCRMEVAEVEALYRKQHINYLNSTNYSVEEIATKIMDIMNLNRRMY; encoded by the coding sequence ATGGATAACCCAGCCAATCGCCACGTGTTTTATATTTCCGACGGTACCGCAATCACTGCCGAAGTTTTGGGGCATGCGGTCATGTCGCAGTTTCCGGTCTCTATCAACAGCGTCACGTTACCCTTTGTCGAGTCTACCGCTCGTGCCCGCGCCGTTCGCGAGCAGATAGACGCTCTCTATGCCCAGACCGGCGTTCGTCCGCTGGTCTTTTATTCGATTGTGGTGCCTGAGATCCGCGAAATAATCGAGCAAAGCGCCGGTTTTTGTCAGGACATCGTCCAGGCCCTGGTCGCTCCACTGCAAAGTGAGTTACAGCTCGACCCGGTACCAGTCGCTCACCGTACCCACGGCTTGAATGCTGCGAATCTGAATAAGTACGATGCGCGCATTGCCGCTATCGACTACACCCTGGCCCACGATGACGGCATCTCAATGCGTAATCTCGACCAGGCGCAGGTGATTTTGCTTGGTGTGTCGCGCTGTGGAAAAACGCCCACCAGTCTGTACCTGGCAATGCAATTTGGCATTCGCGCCGCTAACTATCCTTTTATTGCCGATGATATGGACAATTTGCAGTTGCCCGCAGAGCTGAAGCCACTACAAAGCCGCCTGTTTGGTTTGACTATCGATCCTGAGCGGCTGGCGGCTATCCGCGAAGAGCGCCGCGAAAACAGCCGTTACGCCTCATTGCGCCAGTGCCGGATGGAAGTTGCCGAAGTTGAGGCGCTGTATCGTAAACAGCACATCAACTATCTGAACAGTACCAATTACTCGGTAGAAGAAATTGCTACTAAAATCATGGACATTATGAATTTAAATCGGCGCATGTACTAA
- the aroH gene encoding phospho-2-dehydro-3-deoxyheptonate aldolase, Trp-sensitive, whose amino-acid sequence MNKTDELRTARIDSLITPAELAARFPLTPELAESITASRRRIAAILNGEDPRLLVIIGPCSIHDPAAGLEYAKRISAMRERYQSRLEIVMRTYFEKPRTVVGWKGLISDPDLNGRCRINHGLALARELLVGVNALGVPTATEFLDMVTGQFIADLVSWGAIGARTTESQIHREMASALSCPVGFKNGTDGNVRIAIDAIRAARASHNFLSPDKNGQMTIYQTSGNPHGHVIMRGGKKPNYGAEFISDAISELREFKLPEHLVVDFSHANCQKQHQRQLNVCEDVCRQITDGSRAIVGIMAESFLEEGNQQVIPGQPLKYGQSITDPCLNWQQSEQLLAMLAAAADSRF is encoded by the coding sequence ATGAACAAAACTGATGAATTACGCACGGCGCGTATCGACAGCCTGATTACGCCCGCCGAGCTTGCGGCGCGTTTTCCGCTGACGCCGGAGCTTGCCGAAAGTATTACGGCTTCACGACGCCGCATTGCCGCGATCTTAAACGGCGAAGATCCGCGTCTGCTGGTTATTATCGGCCCCTGCTCTATTCACGATCCGGCCGCGGGCCTGGAATATGCAAAGCGCATTAGCGCGATGCGCGAACGCTACCAATCACGTCTTGAAATCGTGATGCGCACCTATTTTGAAAAACCACGTACCGTCGTGGGCTGGAAAGGACTTATCTCCGATCCGGATCTCAATGGCCGCTGCCGGATAAATCACGGCCTGGCCCTGGCGCGTGAGCTGCTGGTTGGCGTTAATGCGCTTGGCGTACCCACGGCTACCGAGTTCCTCGATATGGTGACCGGCCAGTTTATTGCCGACCTGGTCAGCTGGGGCGCTATTGGTGCCCGTACCACGGAAAGCCAGATCCATCGCGAAATGGCATCGGCGCTCTCCTGCCCGGTAGGCTTTAAAAATGGTACCGATGGTAATGTGCGTATTGCTATCGACGCTATTCGCGCGGCCCGCGCCAGCCATAACTTCCTGTCACCGGATAAAAATGGTCAGATGACCATCTATCAAACCAGCGGCAACCCGCACGGCCATGTCATTATGCGCGGCGGCAAAAAACCTAACTATGGTGCTGAATTTATCAGTGACGCGATTAGCGAACTGCGGGAATTTAAGCTGCCGGAACACCTGGTGGTGGATTTCAGCCATGCCAATTGCCAGAAACAGCATCAGCGCCAGCTTAACGTTTGTGAAGATGTTTGCCGCCAGATAACCGACGGCTCACGCGCTATTGTCGGCATCATGGCCGAAAGTTTCCTCGAAGAGGGCAACCAGCAGGTCATCCCAGGCCAGCCGCTGAAATATGGTCAGTCGATCACCGACCCATGCCTTAACTGGCAACAGAGCGAACAGCTGCTGGCTATGCTGGCCGCAGCCGCGGACAGCCGCTTCTAA
- a CDS encoding hemin uptake protein HemP — protein MNNSANTHQKPLPNGETDASAPRQVDSKLLLGAQGRVVILHEGQQYLLRQTQAGKLILTK, from the coding sequence ATGAACAACTCTGCAAACACACATCAAAAACCCTTGCCGAATGGCGAAACCGACGCCAGCGCGCCCCGTCAGGTAGACAGCAAACTGCTGCTCGGTGCTCAAGGGAGAGTCGTTATCCTGCATGAAGGCCAACAATATCTTCTGCGTCAGACTCAGGCAGGAAAACTCATCCTGACCAAATAA
- a CDS encoding ligand-gated channel protein, which produces MPYLHTNAFRLSILTLAIASATPAMAAVADIAEQMTVTATGNERSTFEAPMMVSVINNDTPASETATSAADMLRTVPGITIDGTGRTNGQDINMRGYDRRGVLMLVDGVRQGTDTGHLNSTFLDPALIKRIEVVRGPSALLYGSGALGGVISYQTVDAADLLYPGQNSGYRVFANAATGDHSLGMGATAFGRTENLDGLVAWSSRDRGNIRQSDGHDAPNDENIGNMLAKGTWTIDNSQALSGSVRYYNNNAREPVNPQTSVPGSGDPMVDRSTIQRDAQLKYHLNPKDNDWLNADATVYWSEVRINADNGELQNEFRRQTTKGGKLENRSHLFTDSFAANLLTYGGEYYRQEQHPGSEVNGFPQAKIDFSSGWLQDEITLRDLPISFLAGTRYDNYKGSSDGYKDVDADRWSSRFATSITPADWLMMFASWSQAFRAPTMGEMYNDSKHFSIGSFYTNYWVPNPNLRPETNETAEYGFGLRFDDLLMANDELEFKASYFSTRAKDYISTSVDFAKATTMSYNVPRAKIWGWDVSTRYATQLFSLDLAYNRTRGKDTETGEYIASLNPDTVSSRLDIPVASSPFSVGWIGTFTDRSTHISSSYTKQPGYAINDFYVSYKGQQALRGLTTSLVLGNAFDKEAWSPQGIPLDGRNGKILVSYQW; this is translated from the coding sequence ATGCCTTATCTGCACACAAATGCATTTCGTCTTTCTATTCTTACCCTGGCCATTGCCAGCGCCACACCAGCCATGGCGGCGGTTGCCGATATTGCCGAACAAATGACCGTTACCGCTACCGGCAACGAACGCAGCACTTTCGAAGCGCCAATGATGGTCAGCGTCATTAATAATGATACTCCGGCCAGTGAAACCGCCACTTCCGCCGCCGATATGCTGCGTACGGTCCCCGGTATCACCATTGATGGCACCGGACGTACCAATGGCCAGGACATTAATATGCGCGGCTACGACCGCCGTGGGGTGCTGATGCTGGTAGACGGGGTGCGCCAGGGTACCGATACCGGACACCTGAACAGTACTTTTCTCGATCCGGCGCTGATTAAACGCATCGAAGTGGTACGCGGCCCGTCGGCTCTGCTATACGGCAGCGGCGCGTTGGGCGGCGTTATCTCTTATCAAACCGTTGATGCAGCAGATCTGTTGTATCCAGGCCAGAACAGCGGTTATCGGGTTTTTGCTAATGCCGCGACTGGCGATCATAGCCTGGGCATGGGCGCCACCGCCTTTGGCCGTACCGAGAATCTTGACGGTTTAGTCGCGTGGTCAAGCCGCGACCGCGGTAATATCCGCCAGAGCGACGGTCATGATGCGCCTAATGATGAAAATATCGGCAATATGCTGGCCAAAGGTACCTGGACTATTGATAACAGCCAGGCCCTGAGTGGCTCAGTGCGTTATTACAACAACAATGCCCGCGAGCCGGTGAATCCGCAAACTTCGGTTCCTGGCAGCGGCGATCCGATGGTTGATCGCTCTACTATTCAGCGCGACGCCCAGCTGAAGTATCACCTCAACCCGAAAGATAATGATTGGCTGAACGCCGACGCTACCGTTTACTGGTCAGAAGTTCGCATCAATGCCGACAATGGCGAGCTGCAAAATGAGTTCCGCCGCCAGACCACCAAAGGCGGCAAGCTGGAAAACCGCAGCCATCTGTTCACCGACAGTTTCGCGGCCAATCTACTGACCTATGGCGGCGAATATTATCGTCAGGAGCAGCATCCTGGCAGTGAGGTAAACGGGTTTCCTCAGGCTAAAATCGATTTCAGCTCCGGTTGGTTACAGGATGAAATAACCCTGCGCGACTTACCTATAAGCTTCCTGGCCGGTACCCGCTATGACAACTACAAAGGCAGCAGCGACGGTTATAAAGACGTAGATGCCGACCGCTGGTCATCACGTTTCGCCACCTCTATTACTCCTGCCGACTGGCTGATGATGTTTGCTTCGTGGTCTCAGGCATTCCGCGCGCCGACCATGGGCGAAATGTATAACGACAGTAAGCACTTCTCGATTGGCAGCTTCTATACCAACTACTGGGTGCCAAACCCGAACCTGCGCCCGGAAACCAACGAAACGGCAGAATACGGTTTTGGTTTGCGTTTTGACGACCTGCTGATGGCCAACGATGAGCTGGAATTTAAAGCCAGTTACTTCTCTACCCGCGCCAAAGACTATATCTCCACCTCGGTGGACTTCGCCAAAGCCACAACGATGTCTTACAACGTGCCGCGAGCCAAAATCTGGGGCTGGGATGTTTCTACCCGTTACGCCACCCAATTGTTCAGCCTGGATCTGGCCTACAACCGTACCCGCGGTAAAGATACTGAAACCGGCGAATATATCGCCAGTCTGAACCCCGATACGGTTTCCAGCCGTCTGGATATTCCGGTTGCCAGCAGCCCGTTCTCCGTCGGCTGGATTGGTACCTTTACCGACCGTTCCACACATATCAGCAGCAGCTACACTAAACAACCGGGCTATGCCATTAACGACTTTTACGTTAGCTATAAAGGTCAGCAAGCTCTGCGCGGCCTGACCACCAGCCTGGTGCTGGGCAACGCCTTTGACAAAGAGGCCTGGTCTCCTCAGGGCATCCCATTGGATGGTCGTAACGGCAAAATCCTCGTTAGCTATCAGTGGTAA
- the chuS gene encoding hemin-degrading factor — MNRYQTWLDLKAQNPGKYARDIAGMMKISEAELTHSRVGHDATRLNASARDLLHALADVGETKCICRNEYAVHEQVGRFENMHLDGHAGLVLNPGALDLRLFLNQWACVFTLVEASARGERRSIQFFDHQGDALLKVYATPETNTHSWNEVIARFTSDTNPPLELQPAPAIAQEVQADASVVEQEWRAMTDVHQFFGLLKRHNLTRQQAFRLVSADLACKVENDALAWLLDQAKQQQNEIMIFVGNRGCVQIFTGQIERVVKMENWLNIFNPQFTLHLQELEIAESWVTRKHTADGLVTSLELFAADGTQIAQLYGQRTEGRPEQTEWRAQMDALTARGEAA, encoded by the coding sequence ATGAATCGCTACCAGACCTGGCTCGACCTCAAAGCTCAAAACCCCGGTAAATACGCCCGCGATATCGCAGGAATGATGAAAATCAGCGAAGCCGAACTGACCCATAGCCGGGTCGGTCACGATGCCACGCGCCTGAACGCATCGGCCCGCGATTTATTGCATGCGCTGGCAGATGTCGGTGAAACCAAATGCATTTGCCGCAATGAATACGCCGTGCATGAGCAAGTTGGCCGTTTTGAGAATATGCACCTCGATGGCCATGCCGGTCTGGTCCTTAACCCGGGCGCATTGGATCTGAGACTGTTCCTGAATCAGTGGGCCTGCGTATTTACTCTTGTCGAAGCCAGCGCACGCGGCGAACGCCGTAGCATTCAGTTCTTTGACCATCAGGGCGACGCGCTGCTAAAGGTCTACGCCACGCCAGAAACCAACACCCATTCCTGGAATGAAGTCATCGCGCGCTTTACCAGCGACACCAATCCACCGCTGGAGTTACAGCCAGCCCCGGCTATTGCGCAAGAGGTTCAGGCCGACGCCAGCGTAGTCGAGCAAGAGTGGCGCGCAATGACCGATGTACACCAGTTCTTCGGCCTGCTCAAACGCCACAATTTGACCCGCCAGCAGGCTTTTCGCTTGGTCAGTGCCGATCTGGCCTGCAAAGTTGAAAACGATGCCCTCGCCTGGCTGCTGGATCAGGCTAAACAGCAGCAGAATGAAATTATGATCTTCGTGGGCAACCGTGGCTGCGTCCAGATCTTCACCGGGCAGATAGAACGCGTGGTGAAGATGGAAAACTGGCTCAATATCTTCAATCCGCAGTTCACCCTGCATTTGCAGGAGCTGGAAATCGCCGAGAGCTGGGTGACCCGCAAGCACACAGCCGATGGCCTGGTAACCAGCCTTGAGCTGTTTGCCGCCGATGGCACCCAAATAGCCCAGCTTTACGGCCAGCGTACCGAGGGCCGTCCGGAACAGACTGAATGGCGCGCCCAGATGGACGCGCTGACCGCCCGAGGTGAAGCCGCATGA
- a CDS encoding hemin ABC transporter substrate-binding protein, with protein MKRVLLALAALPSLAFAAPERVVSLGGDVTEIAVALGAESTLVGRDATSLYPATVKKVPDVGYLRQLSAEGVLALRPELILASEEAGPPVVLKQLENSGVKVADIPAPKKISDIPAKVTAVANALDKRSQGEALNQRLNKEIAALPKTTLNKKVLFIMSHGGMSAMAAGQGTAADAAIQAAGLKNAMQGFVRYQTLSQEGVIQSQPDLVLVTTDGVATLGGKDKVWSLPGLAQTPAGKNQQLMVVDDMALLGFGPRTPETVRVLRERAEQLP; from the coding sequence ATGAAACGCGTGTTACTGGCTCTGGCCGCCCTCCCCAGCCTGGCTTTTGCCGCGCCGGAGCGCGTGGTCAGTTTAGGTGGCGATGTAACAGAGATTGCCGTTGCATTAGGTGCCGAATCGACGTTGGTGGGCCGCGACGCCACCAGCCTGTATCCGGCCACGGTGAAGAAAGTTCCCGATGTAGGCTACCTGCGTCAGCTGAGCGCTGAGGGCGTTTTGGCGCTGCGGCCCGAACTTATTCTGGCCAGTGAAGAGGCCGGGCCACCGGTAGTGCTAAAACAGCTTGAAAACAGCGGAGTGAAGGTAGCCGATATTCCGGCCCCTAAAAAAATCAGCGATATTCCCGCTAAGGTCACGGCGGTCGCAAACGCGCTCGATAAAAGATCTCAGGGCGAGGCGCTTAACCAGCGCCTGAACAAGGAGATAGCCGCGCTCCCGAAAACCACGCTGAATAAAAAGGTATTGTTCATCATGAGTCACGGCGGCATGTCGGCCATGGCTGCCGGTCAGGGCACGGCGGCGGATGCCGCTATCCAGGCGGCCGGTCTGAAAAATGCCATGCAGGGTTTTGTCCGTTATCAAACGCTGTCCCAGGAAGGCGTTATCCAGAGCCAGCCTGATTTGGTGCTGGTCACCACCGATGGTGTGGCGACCCTGGGCGGTAAAGATAAGGTCTGGTCACTGCCGGGCCTGGCACAAACGCCCGCCGGTAAAAACCAGCAGCTGATGGTGGTCGATGATATGGCCCTGCTGGGCTTCGGCCCGCGCACGCCAGAAACCGTGCGCGTGCTGCGGGAGCGGGCGGAGCAGCTGCCATGA